One stretch of Streptomyces sp. NBC_00443 DNA includes these proteins:
- a CDS encoding ATP-binding protein has product MGAKLIEEIRRVLSRIDAHAAGAAEATDAEAVTSTSPAPLAAPGTAPLDALLTCFGLTPFERDLILLAAADELDPTTAARCAAACGDPQRAYPTFSLALAALAEPHWSALTPVAPLRRWRIVELDDESRLTTSRLRLDERILHFLLGSPYLDARLHGRLRRTPMPEQLPPSYDVAASRVAEGWTTGANPDAPLLVEVTGGDLRSRADIAAAAAARSGLGLYAMGAEDIPADPAERDGLARLWQREAILLPSALLVEVGELDRDQRAATEAFLAGAAVPVVVSSEDPLRTDRPHGARVAVPRLDDDEQTDLWAQAFHPVADLDDGELRSLVAQFQLPPHVIRSAAATVRRRLPYEDSLDAAELAWRAGMEEARIGMDELGRRIEPGAGWGDLVLHDRQTNVLREIVAHVRQRPTVHQEWGFAGTLRRGLGVTAMFAGGSGTGKTLAAEVMAKELGLDLFIVDLSQVVSKYIGETEKNLRRVFDAAERGGALLLFDEADALFGKRSEVKDSHDRYANLEVSYLLMRMEAYRGLAILTTNMKKALDTAFLRRIRFVVDFPFPAEHERAEIWRRVLPSRAPVKGIDPGLLAQLTVAGGSIRNIALSGAFLAAEEGDRLQMRHMLAAARTEYQKLERSLTPGEVRGWV; this is encoded by the coding sequence GTGGGCGCGAAGCTGATCGAGGAGATCAGGCGTGTTCTGTCCCGGATCGACGCCCATGCGGCCGGCGCCGCAGAGGCGACGGACGCGGAGGCCGTCACTTCGACGAGCCCGGCCCCCCTGGCCGCCCCCGGCACCGCCCCCCTCGACGCCCTCCTCACCTGCTTCGGCCTCACCCCCTTCGAACGCGACCTGATCCTCCTCGCCGCCGCCGACGAACTGGACCCCACGACGGCCGCCCGCTGTGCCGCGGCCTGCGGCGACCCGCAGCGGGCGTACCCGACTTTCTCGCTCGCCCTGGCCGCGCTCGCCGAGCCGCACTGGAGCGCACTCACGCCGGTCGCGCCGCTGCGGCGCTGGCGGATCGTCGAGCTCGACGACGAGTCCCGGCTGACGACCTCCCGACTACGCCTCGACGAGCGCATCCTGCACTTCCTGTTGGGCTCGCCCTACCTCGACGCCCGCCTGCACGGCCGCCTGCGCCGCACCCCGATGCCGGAACAGCTGCCGCCGTCGTACGACGTCGCCGCGAGCCGGGTCGCCGAGGGCTGGACGACCGGGGCGAACCCCGACGCGCCGCTGCTCGTCGAGGTGACCGGCGGTGATCTGCGCAGCCGTGCCGACATCGCCGCCGCGGCGGCCGCCCGGTCCGGGCTCGGGCTGTACGCGATGGGCGCCGAGGACATCCCGGCCGACCCCGCCGAACGCGACGGGCTTGCCCGGCTCTGGCAGCGCGAGGCGATCCTGCTGCCCTCCGCGCTGCTCGTCGAGGTCGGCGAGCTGGACCGCGACCAGCGGGCGGCGACCGAGGCGTTCCTGGCCGGAGCCGCCGTACCGGTCGTCGTCTCCAGCGAGGACCCCCTGCGCACGGACCGCCCGCACGGCGCACGGGTGGCGGTACCCCGCCTCGACGACGACGAGCAGACCGACCTCTGGGCCCAGGCCTTCCACCCCGTCGCCGACCTCGACGACGGCGAACTGCGCTCCCTGGTCGCCCAGTTCCAGCTGCCACCGCACGTCATCCGGTCCGCCGCCGCGACCGTACGCCGCCGACTGCCGTACGAGGACTCCCTCGACGCCGCCGAACTCGCCTGGCGGGCCGGCATGGAGGAGGCCCGGATCGGCATGGACGAGCTGGGCCGCCGGATCGAACCGGGGGCCGGCTGGGGCGACCTCGTCCTGCACGATCGGCAGACCAACGTGCTGCGCGAGATCGTCGCGCATGTACGGCAGCGGCCCACCGTCCACCAGGAGTGGGGCTTCGCGGGCACCCTGCGCCGCGGCCTCGGCGTCACGGCGATGTTCGCGGGCGGCTCCGGCACGGGCAAGACGCTGGCCGCCGAGGTGATGGCGAAGGAACTCGGCCTCGACCTGTTCATCGTCGACCTCTCCCAGGTGGTCAGCAAGTACATCGGCGAGACCGAGAAGAACCTCCGCCGGGTCTTCGACGCCGCCGAACGCGGCGGCGCGCTGCTGCTGTTCGACGAGGCCGACGCCCTGTTCGGCAAGCGCAGCGAGGTCAAGGACAGCCACGACCGGTACGCCAACCTGGAGGTCAGCTACCTGCTGATGCGGATGGAGGCCTACCGCGGCCTCGCCATCCTCACCACCAACATGAAGAAGGCCCTCGACACCGCCTTCCTGCGCCGCATCCGCTTCGTCGTCGACTTCCCCTTCCCGGCCGAGCACGAGCGCGCCGAGATCTGGCGCCGCGTGCTCCCGTCCCGGGCCCCGGTCAAGGGCATCGACCCGGGGCTCCTCGCCCAACTCACCGTCGCGGGCGGCTCGATCCGCAACATCGCGCTGTCCGGGGCCTTCCTCGCGGCCGAGGAGGGCGACCGCCTGCAGATGCGGCACATGCTGGCGGCCGCCCGCACGGAGTACCAGAAGCTGGAGCGCTCGCTGACTCCGGGGGAGGTGCGGGGATGGGTGTGA